One part of the Rhodospirillales bacterium genome encodes these proteins:
- a CDS encoding xanthine dehydrogenase family protein molybdopterin-binding subunit, translating into MTLQTSRRAFLGGTAAAASMMVVGLRSDGALAAGDTRAEINPFVRISGDGTVEVVLKHFEMGQGTSTGLTTLVAEELDADWDKIAIDFAPADDVRYKNLFYGMQGTGGSTAIANSYMQYRQAGAAARHLLVEAAARTWSVPASSISVERGIIRSGDISADFGEMVKLASTLTPPQNPAVKDPSQFRLIGREDLSRKDSASKTDGTATFAIDVTIDGMVYVTILRAPRFGGRLVSFDASGADGMPGFIEAKALPEGRGVAVYAEHTWAAIQAREMITVEWDLSAAENRSTDELAAYHTALLAEPEYQVRAGITTADVDAAIGEADGVIEASYSFPFLAHAPMEPLNCVIEPTENGVRIHDGCQMPGGIKPTLAHVLGLDQDNVEVVTVFAGGSFGRRATPTSDYQVEAALAFALLGGTTPVKLVWTREDDIKGGYYRPMAAHHARIGVTDGTIAGWDHRIAVKSILKGTVFEQFLVRDGVDHISIEGLADTHYALPTLAVGLTDAQSEVPVLWWRSVGHTQNAYVMETLIDRIAAETGRDPVEFRLKLLADGTRDQQRLAGVLGLAAGHAGWGSPAAGRFQGVAVHKSFESYVAEIAEVSVHDGRIKIERVVCAVDCGVAVNPDVVRAQMEGGIGYGLGAVMRNKITLTSGEVDQWNFPDYEPLRIDDMPVIEVHIMPSAEPPTGVGEPGTPPAGPALANAIAAATGTWVTTLPMTDAGIEFV; encoded by the coding sequence ATGACTCTCCAGACATCACGACGCGCCTTCCTGGGCGGCACCGCAGCTGCGGCCTCCATGATGGTCGTCGGCCTGCGCAGTGACGGTGCCCTCGCCGCCGGCGATACCCGGGCCGAGATCAATCCCTTCGTCCGGATCAGCGGCGACGGCACCGTCGAGGTCGTTCTCAAGCACTTCGAGATGGGCCAGGGCACCTCGACCGGCCTGACCACGCTTGTCGCCGAAGAGCTCGACGCCGATTGGGACAAGATCGCGATCGATTTCGCGCCGGCTGATGACGTCCGTTACAAGAATCTGTTCTACGGCATGCAGGGTACCGGCGGGTCGACTGCGATCGCCAACAGCTACATGCAGTACCGGCAGGCCGGTGCGGCGGCGCGTCACCTTCTGGTCGAAGCGGCCGCCCGGACCTGGAGCGTGCCGGCCTCCTCGATCTCGGTCGAGCGCGGCATCATCAGGTCCGGCGACATCAGCGCCGACTTCGGCGAGATGGTCAAGCTCGCCAGCACGCTGACCCCACCCCAGAATCCCGCCGTCAAGGATCCCTCGCAGTTCCGCTTGATCGGACGCGAGGACCTGTCGCGCAAGGACTCGGCCTCGAAGACCGACGGCACGGCGACTTTCGCGATCGATGTCACGATCGACGGCATGGTCTATGTAACAATCCTGCGTGCGCCGCGCTTCGGCGGCAGGCTGGTGTCCTTCGATGCGTCCGGTGCCGACGGTATGCCGGGCTTCATCGAGGCAAAGGCGCTGCCCGAGGGACGCGGTGTCGCGGTCTACGCGGAGCACACATGGGCCGCGATCCAGGCCCGCGAGATGATCACGGTCGAGTGGGATTTATCGGCCGCCGAGAATCGCTCGACCGACGAGCTCGCGGCGTATCACACGGCGCTGCTTGCCGAGCCCGAGTATCAGGTTCGAGCCGGGATCACGACCGCCGACGTTGATGCGGCGATTGGTGAGGCCGACGGCGTGATCGAGGCCTCCTACAGCTTCCCGTTCCTCGCCCATGCGCCGATGGAGCCGCTCAACTGCGTCATTGAGCCAACCGAGAACGGCGTGCGCATCCATGACGGTTGTCAGATGCCCGGTGGGATCAAGCCGACACTGGCCCATGTTCTGGGCCTCGATCAGGACAATGTCGAGGTCGTCACCGTCTTCGCCGGTGGCTCGTTCGGACGGCGGGCCACGCCGACGTCGGACTACCAGGTCGAGGCGGCGCTGGCATTCGCGCTCTTGGGCGGTACGACGCCGGTGAAGCTGGTGTGGACACGCGAGGACGATATCAAGGGCGGCTACTATCGCCCGATGGCGGCTCACCATGCCCGCATCGGTGTCACGGACGGCACCATCGCCGGCTGGGACCATCGGATCGCCGTGAAGTCGATCCTCAAGGGCACGGTGTTTGAACAGTTCTTGGTTCGCGATGGCGTCGATCACATCTCGATCGAAGGTCTGGCCGATACGCACTACGCCCTTCCGACTCTCGCGGTCGGCCTGACCGATGCACAGTCCGAGGTTCCCGTGCTGTGGTGGCGTTCAGTGGGACACACCCAGAATGCCTATGTGATGGAAACGCTGATCGACCGGATTGCCGCCGAGACCGGCCGCGACCCCGTGGAGTTCCGGCTGAAGCTCCTGGCGGACGGCACCAGGGACCAGCAACGGCTGGCGGGTGTGCTCGGTCTTGCCGCCGGGCATGCTGGCTGGGGCAGTCCGGCTGCCGGCCGCTTCCAGGGCGTTGCGGTCCACAAGTCGTTCGAGAGCTACGTCGCGGAGATCGCCGAGGTCAGTGTTCACGACGGTCGCATCAAGATCGAGCGTGTGGTCTGTGCGGTCGACTGCGGGGTTGCCGTCAACCCGGATGTCGTCCGGGCGCAGATGGAAGGCGGCATCGGTTACGGCCTTGGTGCCGTCATGCGCAACAAGATCACGCTCACGTCCGGCGAGGTCGATCAGTGGAACTTCCCGGACTACGAGCCGCTGCGTATAGACGACATGCCCGTTATCGAGGTCCATATCATGCCGTCGGCCGAGCCGCCGACAGGTG
- a CDS encoding cysteine hydrolase, which translates to MQEVNPIGADAVHVCVDMQDLFAGDTAWHTPSIPGIVPNILRLAEHRPDRTVFTRFTTPERPEDAKGHWKGYYRRWSSVTTSGMDPAIIDVMAAFRHVIPPARVADKPTYSAFRSPAFCATLDEMGCATVVCTGVETDVCVLATVMSAMDRGYRVVVVSDACHGSNPASHEATMAHIYRRFEDQIEIGTTDEVIAAWTAA; encoded by the coding sequence ATGCAGGAGGTCAATCCGATCGGCGCCGATGCCGTTCACGTTTGTGTCGACATGCAGGATCTCTTCGCCGGCGATACGGCCTGGCACACGCCGTCGATTCCCGGGATCGTGCCGAACATCCTCAGGCTTGCCGAGCACCGGCCCGACCGCACGGTCTTCACCCGCTTCACGACACCCGAGAGACCCGAGGACGCCAAAGGCCACTGGAAGGGCTACTACCGCCGCTGGTCATCGGTCACGACGTCCGGGATGGACCCCGCGATCATCGATGTCATGGCGGCGTTCCGCCATGTCATTCCGCCCGCCCGCGTGGCCGACAAGCCGACTTATTCGGCGTTCCGGAGCCCGGCGTTTTGCGCGACACTTGATGAGATGGGTTGCGCCACCGTTGTCTGTACCGGTGTCGAAACCGACGTCTGCGTGCTTGCAACGGTCATGTCGGCGATGGACCGCGGCTATCGGGTCGTCGTCGTGTCGGACGCCTGTCACGGCTCGAACCCGGCGTCGCACGAAGCGACCATGGCGCACATCTATCGGCGTTTCGAGGACCAGATCGAGATCGGCACGACCGATGAGGTGATCGCCGCCTGGACCGCTGCGTGA
- a CDS encoding (2Fe-2S)-binding protein yields the protein MAINLNVNGEPVTVNAPYGTPLLWVLRDELGLTGTKFGCGVASCGACTVHVDGFPMRSCSLWVEDVEGAEVTTIEGAAGKASEAVRAAWRELDVVQCGYCQSGQIMQAIDLLANNPKPTDDDIDAAMAGNACRCATYVRIRAAIHRAADIMEA from the coding sequence ATGGCCATCAACCTGAATGTCAACGGCGAGCCCGTGACGGTCAATGCACCGTATGGCACGCCGTTGTTGTGGGTTCTGCGCGACGAGCTCGGGCTCACCGGTACCAAGTTCGGGTGCGGGGTCGCCTCCTGCGGCGCCTGCACCGTGCATGTCGACGGCTTCCCGATGCGCTCCTGTTCGCTCTGGGTCGAGGACGTCGAAGGGGCCGAGGTCACGACGATCGAAGGGGCCGCCGGCAAGGCCTCCGAGGCCGTGCGAGCTGCCTGGCGCGAGCTGGATGTGGTGCAGTGCGGTTACTGCCAGTCGGGCCAGATCATGCAGGCGATTGATCTTCTGGCGAACAACCCGAAGCCCACAGACGACGACATTGATGCGGCGATGGCAGGCAACGCCTGTCGCTGTGCGACCTATGTCCGCATCCGCGCAGCGATCCACCGCGCCGCTGACATCATGGAGGCCTGA
- a CDS encoding TetR/AcrR family transcriptional regulator: MSLIEGKHAQIIEAAVTEFTEHGFRGTSMDRVAARADVSKRTVYNHFESKEGLFRAILEILSTEVNQVLDITYDPSRPVRDQLLDLGGAEGGLLTNPDFMRLARLVMGETMRDPALAAEMNARMMHITVFNAFMTAARDDGTLAIDDIPRATEQFLGLIKSQAFWPMIYSGQVVTPDEMDRIIRTSVDMFLGEYGTP; encoded by the coding sequence ATGAGCCTGATCGAAGGCAAACACGCACAGATCATCGAGGCTGCGGTGACCGAGTTCACCGAGCACGGCTTCCGGGGCACCAGCATGGACCGTGTCGCCGCGCGCGCCGATGTCTCCAAACGCACAGTCTACAACCACTTCGAATCCAAGGAGGGCCTGTTCCGCGCGATCCTCGAGATTTTGTCGACCGAGGTGAACCAGGTGCTCGACATCACCTACGACCCTTCGCGACCCGTGCGCGATCAGTTGCTCGATCTCGGCGGCGCCGAAGGGGGCCTGCTGACCAACCCGGATTTCATGCGCCTTGCTCGCCTGGTGATGGGCGAGACCATGCGCGATCCGGCGCTGGCCGCGGAAATGAATGCCAGGATGATGCACATCACGGTGTTCAACGCGTTCATGACCGCCGCCAGGGACGACGGCACGCTGGCCATCGACGACATTCCGCGTGCCACGGAGCAGTTCCTGGGCCTGATCAAATCCCAGGCCTTCTGGCCGATGATCTACTCGGGCCAGGTCGTCACGCCCGACGAGATGGACCGCATCATCAGGACCAGCGTCGACATGTTCCTGGGGGAATACGGCACCCCGTAG